A single window of Scylla paramamosain isolate STU-SP2022 chromosome 27, ASM3559412v1, whole genome shotgun sequence DNA harbors:
- the LOC135114389 gene encoding uncharacterized protein LOC135114389, with protein HPGARQPLLVRDLLAHNIIGLSLPVLQPTRPQLPILNISHSLTTSPWPSIQVHTLLIGSIPFPADGQDTLSSPSEIIYQWLPLPITPSHISSHPHPATSTCRTWRLPLEMNVVTVELYAIQQAPLHHTFHCRGKAVVYTDSLSSLHLLLSQHPTMLMTLLYCIQQALLHLAAHSGVCSDEVADATAKMALSAINIIPLPFPLATVKHLISHICHLAWDYTLDDVLHITSMGQYWTDSFRQPWIWQWSCILNVTIAHLHLGHTTLTDHLHCPCLSPDPFCP; from the coding sequence CACCCTGGAGCCAGGCAGCCACTTTTGGTGAGGGACCTGCTGGCCCATAACATCATAGGTCTATCTCTACCTGTCCTTCAGCCCACCAGACCACAGTTGCCTATACTGAACATCTCCCATAGTCTCACTACAAGTCCCTGGCCTTCAATCCAAGTCCACACTCTCCTCATTGGCAGCATCCCTTTTCCTGCAGATGGACAGGacacactatcatcaccatcagaaaTTATTTACCAATGGCTCCCACTTCCCATCACCCCCAGCCACATCAGCAGTCATCCTCACCCTGCCACCTCCACCTGCAGGACATGGAGGCTCCCACTGGAGATGAATGTAGTGACAGTGGAGCTGTATGCCATCCAGCAGGCCCCATTACACCACACCTTCCACTGCAGAGGCAAGGCAGTGGTCTACACTgactccctctcatccctccatcTTCTACTCTCCCAACATCCAACCATGTTGATGACCCTCCTCTACTGCATACAACAAGCCCTTCTCCATCTTGCCGCCCACTCAGGTGTTTGCAGTGATGAGGTCGCTGAtgccacagccaagatggcccTCTCTGCCATAAACATTATACCACTGCCTTTCCCCCTTGCCACCGTCAAGCACCTCATCTCACACATCTGCCACTTGGCCTGGGACTATACACTTGATGATGTCCTGCACATCACTTCCATGGGGCAGTACTGGACAGACTCTTTCCGGCAGCCTTGGATATGGCAATGGTCCTGCATCTTAAATGTCACCATTGCCCATCTCCACTTGGgccacacaacactcactgATCACTTGCACTGTCCGTGTCTGTCCCCTGACCCCTTCTGCCCATAG